In one window of Tenacibaculum mesophilum DNA:
- a CDS encoding RagB/SusD family nutrient uptake outer membrane protein translates to MKNIFYKLILIVFIPFIQSCELEELPNQNAPTLDSYVDGASAADVEALAVGLEAVMRNDLDFHYETVAYLAREYYDLSKADPRYTGEILKGPLDNNGFLTTRSFAAWYRIVKAANVLITAVENSNAGFSEEEKNSYYGYAKTIKAYALLMAANRQYTNGIRLDVEDPDNLGPFVGYDEALVAIKNLLNEAKSDLEASSSNFLFLFSSGYNDLKPMDPSDSSKKLPLLPSGFLKFNRAIAARVALYQNNMSEVLSMLNDSFLDLNGTMSFGVSHIFGLTGNDIKNDLFYVLQTGNNFVIHNSWITDAESGDNRVSSKSIQLSEPASFDGLTGTHQISVYKSNTDPVYLVRNEELILMYAEANIGTNNAEAITAINIVRNAAGLLDYSGGTSDSELVEEVLKQRRYSLLGEGHRWIDLRRLNRLNSTYIPLDRSGDNIIDAFPTPFSENAN, encoded by the coding sequence ATGAAAAATATATTCTATAAATTAATATTAATCGTTTTTATTCCTTTTATTCAAAGTTGTGAATTAGAGGAGTTGCCTAATCAAAATGCTCCTACATTAGACTCTTATGTAGATGGAGCATCTGCGGCCGATGTAGAAGCTTTGGCTGTAGGTTTGGAAGCTGTAATGAGAAATGATTTAGACTTTCATTATGAAACGGTAGCTTATTTAGCAAGAGAGTACTATGATTTGTCTAAAGCAGACCCAAGATATACAGGAGAGATTTTAAAAGGACCTTTAGATAATAACGGATTTTTAACAACCCGTTCTTTTGCGGCTTGGTATAGAATTGTTAAAGCAGCAAATGTTTTAATTACCGCTGTAGAAAACTCAAATGCAGGGTTTTCTGAGGAAGAAAAAAACTCTTATTATGGGTATGCTAAGACAATAAAGGCATACGCTCTTTTAATGGCAGCAAACAGGCAATATACAAATGGAATTAGATTAGATGTAGAAGATCCAGATAACCTAGGCCCTTTTGTAGGGTATGATGAAGCTTTAGTTGCAATAAAAAATTTATTAAATGAAGCTAAAAGCGATTTAGAAGCTTCTTCTAGTAATTTTCTATTTCTTTTTAGCTCAGGGTATAATGATTTAAAGCCTATGGATCCATCAGATTCAAGTAAGAAGCTACCTCTCTTACCAAGCGGTTTTTTAAAGTTTAATAGGGCAATTGCTGCACGGGTTGCACTATATCAAAATAATATGTCAGAAGTGTTGTCAATGTTGAATGATTCTTTTTTAGATTTAAATGGCACTATGTCATTTGGGGTATCTCATATTTTTGGATTGACAGGTAATGATATTAAGAATGACTTATTTTATGTATTACAAACAGGGAATAATTTTGTAATTCATAATTCGTGGATTACAGATGCAGAATCTGGAGATAATCGTGTTTCTAGTAAGTCTATACAGTTAAGTGAACCTGCCTCTTTTGATGGGCTTACAGGGACGCATCAAATCTCTGTGTATAAAAGCAATACAGATCCTGTGTATCTTGTCAGGAATGAAGAACTGATTTTAATGTATGCTGAAGCTAATATAGGTACAAACAATGCAGAGGCTATTACTGCTATCAATATTGTTAGAAATGCTGCTGGTTTGCTAGATTACTCTGGAGGTACTTCAGATAGCGAGTTAGTAGAAGAAGTTTTAAAACAAAGAAGATACTCTTTACTAGGGGAGGGACATCGATGGATTGATTTAAGGCGTTTAAATAGATTGAATTCGACCTATATCCCACTAGATAGATCAGGAGATAATATTATTGATGCCTTTCCAACACCATTTAGTGAGAATGCTAATTAA